One Podospora pseudopauciseta strain CBS 411.78 chromosome 4, whole genome shotgun sequence genomic window, CCAATGGCCGAGCAGCGATGCCAAATTTGGAGCACTTGCGTGGACGGGAGTTAGATCCAGTTATGTATTTGTTGAGAAGCGGCCACGGGTCTGATACGGCCGAGCGGGCTGATGCGTTGCCTTCCACAAAGAGATGCTCCTAGTTTGCTCTTGCTAGGGAATCAGGAGTGGGCAGGGCAAACCCCCAGGTATTTATTGATGGCTTCTACCGCACTCAACTCTCTTCCTCATTCACAGAGCAATCAAGACCAATCTTGCTTTGCATTCACAGTTCACCATGATCTtactcatcaccatcattccCAGCGTTTTGGCGCTCTGTGGCGTATGTCCGAGGCTCACTCCCTTCTTCGTGCATTTCTGACCATGACGCAGTTTGTCCACGCCGCTCCCGCAACCCCCGGTCTAACCCTCGACGATGTTGATGATTTCACCATTGTTCCCGTCTACTGGGAACTTCCCGTCAAGCCCGACGACCCCAACGGCGCCACGGTGACTGTCGAGGGCACCATCCAGcaggccatcaccaagatggaCACTGACTACCCCGGCTGGAACCAGACGTTCCATGCCGGACTGGGTGATGTTAGTTACGTTAGCGCTTCGCTGGCTGCGCTGGCTGCCCTCAAAGACCCGACATATGACTGCAAAATCAAGACGGACATGGCCAACATCTTGGCCATCAAGTGGGGCATCCACTATCTGCGTGCCATCCCGGGCAAGGCCAAGAATGGGCCTGGACCCAAGAACTGCGGGCGTGTTAGCTGCTCGTGGGACTCTGCTATATATTGGTGCAATGAGGTATGTTGCCATGTTTCTCTGCTATGTGTTATGATGTCTGACAGGAGCAATACTACGCAGGATTCTTCCGGAGTTAAGGAACTTTATTGGGGCCAGATTGCCGACCTGGCTCAGGGCATTCTCGACAACTGCGCGGGATTGACCAAGGTGAAGGGGCAAGGGACATACAAGGATGACAAGTGGAGTGTGGTTGTTCGTTTTCCCAAGGGCAGCGAGGGCAATTGCTAGCCGAGGTTATCGCTGCCCTCAAGACACACAAGATATGGGATTCGGCGATGATCTGTGATCCGCGGTTGGTAGTCTGAAATAAAATGATTTCAGAGCTGAACTTCTGCCGCAAACTA contains:
- a CDS encoding hypothetical protein (COG:S; antiSMASH:Cluster_3; EggNog:ENOG503PEV2), with protein sequence MILLITIIPSVLALCGFVHAAPATPGLTLDDVDDFTIVPVYWELPVKPDDPNGATVTVEGTIQQAITKMDTDYPGWNQTFHAGLGDVSYVSASLAALAALKDPTYDCKIKTDMANILAIKWGIHYLRAIPGKAKNGPGPKNCGRVSCSWDSAIYWCNEDSSGVKELYWGQIADLAQGILDNCAGLTKVKGQGTYKDDKWSVVVRFPKGSEGNC